The following are encoded in a window of Thalassotalea insulae genomic DNA:
- a CDS encoding peroxiredoxin: MISENMKMPAGQLQQLKDGNMVNHNTDELFANKKIVLFAVPGAFTPTCSAAHLPGYVVSADEIKAKGVDEVICLSVNDAFVMQAWGEAQNAENIMMLADGDGSYTKALGLDMDTGSFGGIRSQRYAMIINNGIVTNLHLEQPKSFEVSKAEVILDAL, from the coding sequence ATGATCAGCGAAAATATGAAAATGCCTGCTGGCCAATTACAACAGTTAAAAGACGGCAATATGGTCAATCACAATACTGACGAACTATTTGCCAATAAAAAAATTGTCTTATTTGCCGTCCCCGGTGCTTTTACTCCAACCTGCTCCGCTGCACACTTACCTGGCTATGTCGTCTCTGCCGACGAAATAAAAGCCAAAGGTGTCGATGAAGTTATTTGCTTGTCTGTTAATGATGCCTTTGTCATGCAAGCCTGGGGTGAAGCACAAAATGCCGAAAATATCATGATGCTCGCCGATGGCGATGGCAGTTACACCAAAGCTTTAGGGCTGGATATGGATACGGGCAGTTTTGGTGGCATACGATCACAACGTTATGCAATGATTATTAACAATGGCATAGTCACTAACTTGCACCTTGAACAACCAAAAAGTTTTGAAGTCAGTAAAGCCGAAGTCATTTTAGATGCACTATAA
- a CDS encoding nuclear transport factor 2 family protein — MKMPSLCLVFAIMLSCASNAQNPIERDLIKRVDDLILAQISFDPKKLDHLLSDEFIEISPKGEFDTKAKVLKFYQPMNKTKFVPAIEKSVLQVSYVENMAYIALTETFKAPNSDATLFSMRVIFTLKQIANEWKFTYAQYTPIVANSKSQ, encoded by the coding sequence ATGAAAATGCCTAGCCTTTGTTTAGTCTTTGCCATAATGCTGTCTTGCGCCAGTAACGCTCAAAACCCTATTGAACGCGACCTAATAAAACGTGTTGATGATTTGATTTTGGCACAAATCTCATTTGACCCAAAAAAGTTGGATCACTTGTTGTCAGACGAATTTATCGAGATTTCACCCAAAGGTGAGTTTGACACTAAAGCCAAGGTGTTGAAATTTTATCAACCAATGAATAAAACGAAATTTGTACCAGCGATTGAAAAGAGCGTTCTACAGGTGAGTTATGTTGAAAACATGGCTTACATCGCACTTACCGAGACTTTTAAAGCGCCCAACAGTGATGCCACATTATTTTCAATGCGAGTCATTTTTACCCTCAAACAAATAGCCAATGAATGGAAATTTACTTATGCCCAATATACACCTATAGTGGCAAATTCAAAAAGTCAGTAA
- the ftnA gene encoding non-heme ferritin: MLKPEMVKELNQQINLEFYSSNLYLQMSAWCEEQGFEGAAEFMRKHALEEMDHMTRLFTYVSETGALPILGAIDAPPHQFDSLADVFEKTYEHECYITERINALAHQAFTNQDYSTFNFLQWYVAEQHEEETLFKSVLDKINLVGHDGHALFFVDKDLAEMAKTGTNSVMTESGA, from the coding sequence ATGTTAAAACCAGAAATGGTTAAAGAACTTAACCAACAGATTAATCTAGAGTTTTACTCGTCAAATCTCTATTTGCAAATGAGCGCTTGGTGCGAAGAGCAAGGATTTGAAGGTGCTGCGGAATTTATGCGTAAACATGCGCTAGAAGAAATGGACCATATGACACGCCTATTCACTTATGTCAGTGAAACCGGCGCCTTGCCTATTTTAGGGGCGATTGATGCACCACCTCATCAGTTTGATTCATTAGCAGATGTTTTCGAGAAAACTTACGAGCATGAATGTTACATCACTGAGCGTATTAATGCCCTAGCTCACCAGGCATTTACTAATCAAGATTATTCAACCTTTAACTTTCTGCAATGGTATGTCGCCGAACAACACGAAGAAGAAACTTTATTCAAAAGTGTTTTGGATAAAATCAACCTAGTGGGCCATGACGGTCACGCCTTGTTCTTTGTTGATAAAGACTTAGCTGAAATGGCTAAAACCGGTACTAATAGTGTGATGACAGAGTCTGGGGCATAG
- a CDS encoding sensor histidine kinase: MSITHQAWLLSFTLVLVLIVLISPLFLHDDKSDQYPTHQISKKISTAFHTGGIEEVKAQYAGLASNVYVVIEDDKGNAITSNSAHSNGFSIRDINKTEPTNVSGKSSINYHYDIVPLDKSKTARIVVWSAQSNADNPMLTASLFIGSVVIAAILSFFWGYTIQRRLQKLNQLTSQIINSGDVSLRLPQSSSSKDFDELENNLNGMLNKIETLMEDARHTGDAIAHDLRVPLTRLKNRLETISPRESDVEQQLEQANSEIDHIIFIFNALLRLSILASGKQLINLAAIELSELVQEVVEFYQPLAEDKNISVKVVVNKAAVNADKQLLFQALSNVLDNAIKFAPQAGKVIVAINISDSVYIAVSDNGVGVPPEEMQKLSQRFYRGDKSRTQSGTGLGLSLVKAIVNLHQGQLEFADNGPGLVVTLRLPYLKH, encoded by the coding sequence ATGTCTATTACTCACCAGGCCTGGTTATTAAGTTTTACCTTAGTCCTTGTGTTAATCGTGCTTATATCTCCTTTGTTTTTACATGACGATAAATCGGATCAATATCCGACTCATCAGATAAGTAAAAAAATTTCTACAGCATTTCATACTGGAGGAATAGAAGAAGTAAAAGCTCAATATGCTGGGCTGGCATCCAATGTTTATGTGGTGATTGAAGATGATAAGGGTAATGCAATTACCTCAAATAGTGCTCACAGTAACGGCTTTTCTATTCGCGACATCAACAAAACAGAACCCACTAACGTATCAGGTAAATCTTCAATCAACTATCACTATGACATTGTTCCGTTAGATAAAAGTAAAACGGCACGTATTGTGGTTTGGAGCGCTCAATCCAATGCTGACAACCCTATGTTAACCGCATCGTTGTTTATCGGTTCGGTAGTTATTGCGGCGATATTGAGTTTTTTTTGGGGATATACCATTCAACGTCGATTGCAAAAACTTAATCAATTAACATCGCAAATCATTAACTCAGGTGATGTATCGCTTCGTCTTCCTCAGTCCTCGTCTTCTAAAGATTTTGACGAATTGGAAAACAATCTAAATGGCATGTTAAATAAAATTGAAACATTGATGGAGGATGCCCGGCATACCGGGGATGCTATCGCACATGATTTAAGGGTTCCACTTACCAGACTTAAAAATAGGCTTGAAACAATCTCGCCGCGTGAGAGTGATGTAGAACAACAACTTGAGCAAGCCAACAGTGAAATTGACCATATTATTTTTATATTTAATGCCTTGTTAAGATTATCAATATTAGCATCCGGTAAACAGCTGATTAATCTAGCAGCCATTGAACTGTCAGAGCTGGTGCAAGAGGTTGTTGAATTCTATCAACCCTTGGCCGAAGATAAAAATATCAGCGTGAAAGTGGTTGTTAACAAGGCCGCAGTGAATGCAGATAAACAGCTATTATTTCAGGCGCTCAGTAATGTATTGGATAACGCAATTAAATTTGCCCCACAGGCTGGTAAGGTTATTGTTGCGATCAATATTAGTGATAGTGTTTATATTGCTGTTTCAGATAATGGCGTTGGCGTGCCTCCTGAGGAAATGCAAAAGCTGTCACAGCGTTTTTATCGTGGTGATAAAAGCCGAACTCAATCTGGAACAGGGCTTGGGTTAAGTTTAGTTAAAGCCATTGTTAATTTACACCAAGGCCAGCTTGAGTTTGCGGATAATGGCCCTGGTTTAGTCGTTACACTAAGATTGCCATATTTAAAGCATTGA
- a CDS encoding glutathione S-transferase family protein translates to MSRILYSGNRNASSWAFRAWLALKEQSIEFTEKIIDIRRPQRWKNLESIGEFSAPAAVPVLNDNGFIVSDSLAIMEYANELGDGSLLPINIQARARARSLAAWQHSTFGRLCSCLSFESAFYPEKKTLSADEVATIKRIYDIWEQSITEFGGDYLVGEYSLADIAFVPSVLRLTSHYQPDQRWPKTSDWVQLLLNRPYVKEWLNDANKLAPIYLPGYRNDP, encoded by the coding sequence ATGAGCAGAATTTTATACAGTGGCAATAGAAATGCATCGAGTTGGGCTTTTCGTGCCTGGTTGGCATTAAAAGAACAAAGTATTGAATTTACTGAAAAAATTATTGATATCCGACGTCCGCAGCGTTGGAAAAATCTTGAAAGCATTGGTGAGTTTTCTGCGCCTGCTGCGGTGCCGGTATTAAATGATAATGGCTTTATTGTTTCTGATTCGCTGGCAATTATGGAATATGCCAATGAACTTGGTGACGGCTCGCTATTACCGATAAATATTCAAGCGCGGGCAAGAGCGCGTTCGCTTGCGGCATGGCAACATTCTACCTTTGGTCGCTTATGTTCATGTTTATCATTTGAAAGTGCGTTCTACCCGGAGAAAAAAACACTGTCAGCGGATGAAGTTGCAACGATAAAGAGAATTTATGATATTTGGGAACAATCGATAACGGAATTTGGTGGAGACTATCTTGTTGGTGAATATTCACTAGCAGATATTGCATTTGTGCCGTCAGTGCTCAGGCTGACTTCACATTACCAACCGGATCAGCGTTGGCCAAAAACAAGCGATTGGGTGCAATTATTGTTAAACCGACCGTATGTCAAAGAATGGCTGAATGATGCTAATAAACTCGCACCAATTTACTTACCGGGATATCGAAATGATCCTTAA
- a CDS encoding winged helix-turn-helix domain-containing protein produces the protein MRCNIAEAKVKVLVAGNAELFIDARQLLVHQSEVALTGLEYNLLLLLLTDTPALVMHEKIAQQVFSLPFKDCQACISTHISHLRTKLALAQSGLVIKSIRGQGYYVSLQTIAKCCDNTASCSAM, from the coding sequence ATGAGATGTAACATTGCCGAAGCAAAAGTTAAGGTTTTGGTGGCTGGCAATGCTGAACTTTTTATTGATGCTCGACAGTTATTGGTGCATCAGTCAGAAGTTGCGTTAACAGGGTTGGAATATAACTTGTTACTGCTGTTGTTAACGGATACTCCGGCGCTGGTAATGCACGAAAAAATTGCTCAGCAGGTTTTTTCTTTGCCCTTTAAAGACTGTCAGGCTTGTATTAGCACTCATATTTCTCATTTACGTACTAAGCTGGCGTTGGCACAAAGTGGCTTAGTGATAAAGTCTATTAGAGGGCAAGGTTACTATGTCAGCTTACAAACGATAGCTAAATGTTGCGATAATACTGCGTCCTGCTCGGCCATGTAG
- a CDS encoding Lrp/AsnC family transcriptional regulator: protein MDDFDVQILKQLQTDSRQSTEAVGSKIGLSASSCQRRIKKLKQQGVIQTEVAILDRSKLPNIITTIVEITLEKGGEQALNATLDDLNNEASIQQLYYMAGDIDFVVIVVTNNMEEFDQLSRKLFMSNTNIKKFTTKVVIKPHKTNLSIPLDKLTNNSH, encoded by the coding sequence ATGGATGATTTTGACGTTCAAATCCTAAAGCAGCTACAAACTGATAGCCGCCAAAGTACAGAAGCCGTCGGCAGTAAAATTGGTTTATCTGCCTCATCCTGTCAGCGTCGAATAAAGAAACTCAAGCAGCAAGGCGTTATTCAAACAGAAGTAGCAATATTAGACCGCTCAAAGCTGCCAAACATTATCACAACAATTGTCGAGATCACCTTAGAAAAAGGCGGCGAACAAGCGCTTAATGCCACATTAGATGATTTAAATAACGAAGCAAGTATTCAGCAATTGTATTACATGGCGGGTGATATCGACTTTGTTGTTATAGTGGTAACTAACAACATGGAAGAATTTGATCAGTTATCAAGAAAGCTATTTATGTCGAACACCAATATTAAGAAATTTACCACCAAAGTGGTGATAAAACCGCACAAAACAAATTTAAGCATTCCGTTGGATAAGTTAACAAATAATAGCCACTAA
- a CDS encoding adenylate kinase, whose translation MKKIAVFGKPGSGKSTFSKKLASVTGIQLHQLDSIVYNSDGSQVDSQTYHEKHQNILVSDSWIIDGFGPIASFNKRLDAADTLIYINLPYTVSYWLVTKRLLKGLFIKPEGWPAGSSVLKGSIASYKMLKLSPTFWHGDFLQQLEKKSPGKSVYVIRSLAQLNHFIDRHVKPQTTTNSNKITSHID comes from the coding sequence ATGAAAAAAATAGCTGTTTTCGGTAAACCCGGTAGTGGTAAATCCACTTTCAGTAAAAAATTAGCGTCTGTGACTGGCATTCAGTTGCACCAATTAGACTCTATTGTTTATAACAGCGATGGTAGTCAGGTAGATAGCCAAACGTATCACGAAAAGCATCAAAATATTCTAGTCTCAGACAGTTGGATTATCGATGGTTTTGGGCCAATAGCCTCTTTCAATAAACGCTTGGATGCTGCTGACACGTTAATTTATATCAACTTACCTTATACGGTGAGTTATTGGTTAGTGACCAAGCGACTATTAAAAGGGTTGTTTATAAAACCAGAAGGTTGGCCTGCCGGCAGTTCAGTATTAAAAGGCAGCATAGCGAGCTATAAAATGTTAAAACTCAGCCCGACATTTTGGCATGGGGATTTCCTACAACAACTAGAAAAAAAGTCACCGGGCAAGTCTGTGTATGTGATCCGCTCACTTGCACAATTAAACCACTTTATCGATAGACATGTGAAGCCCCAAACCACAACGAACAGCAACAAAATAACGTCCCATATAGACTGA
- a CDS encoding response regulator transcription factor, with the protein MKVLVVEDDAQIAAYLAKALKESGHIVDQAHDGKDALFLSTTEKYDAIVLDRMLPNVDGLTVLKVLRESKNETPVLFLSALAEVDQKVIGLRAGADDYLEKPFSVIELQARLEVLHKRHKQTFSTETVLQVEDLTLDLTRRKVTRSGHPISLQTKEFQLLAYLMENKGQIVTRSMLFEKVWDYYFDPATNVIDVHMSRLRAKVDKGHDKKLLQTVRGSGYIIDG; encoded by the coding sequence ATGAAAGTTTTAGTCGTTGAGGATGATGCACAAATTGCTGCATACCTGGCAAAAGCGTTAAAAGAATCAGGCCATATTGTCGATCAAGCGCATGATGGCAAAGATGCACTTTTTTTATCAACGACTGAAAAATACGACGCAATTGTGCTTGACCGCATGTTACCGAATGTTGACGGTCTTACCGTGTTGAAAGTGCTTCGTGAATCAAAAAATGAGACTCCTGTCTTGTTTCTAAGTGCCTTGGCTGAAGTTGATCAAAAAGTGATAGGTTTGAGAGCGGGCGCAGATGATTATCTGGAAAAGCCATTTTCTGTGATAGAGCTACAGGCCCGTCTTGAAGTTTTACACAAGCGACACAAGCAGACGTTTTCAACCGAAACCGTGTTGCAAGTTGAAGATCTAACGCTAGATTTAACCCGTCGTAAAGTTACCCGTTCTGGTCATCCCATTTCACTGCAAACGAAGGAGTTTCAGCTACTTGCTTATTTGATGGAAAACAAAGGGCAAATTGTCACTCGTTCTATGTTATTTGAAAAAGTATGGGATTATTATTTTGATCCTGCTACCAATGTTATTGATGTTCATATGAGTCGCTTACGAGCCAAAGTTGATAAAGGACACGATAAAAAGTTACTGCAAACGGTGCGTGGTAGTGGTTATATTATTGATGGGTAA
- a CDS encoding NAD(P)/FAD-dependent oxidoreductase, with protein sequence MIKTDVLIIGAGAAGLMCAATAGYRGKSVTVVDMGKKPGRKILISGGGRCNFTNENAKPENYLCKNPHFIKSAMSRYNAQDFIELVERHGIEYHHKTLGQLFCDNSAQDIVDILMTECDWAGVQVRLRSEVLKVEKTKQGFEVATSDESYLAHSLVVASGGLTMPKLGASPIGYKIAEQFGISVLPTSAALVPFTLHDHDKERFDGLSGISIPTVVTSESGVSFKENILFTHRGLSGPAILQISSFWQAGESVTIDLLPEYSIEDIVQQWRESHPKKSLKNQLATILPKSFVEAMVSQEEIIDKAVNQLCKDDISQLSDHLHQWQIKPNGTEGYRTAEVTLGGVDTDELSSKTFEAKKVPNLYFIGEVIDVTGWLGGYNFQACWAEGVACGQAC encoded by the coding sequence TTGATCAAAACAGATGTTCTTATAATTGGTGCTGGTGCCGCCGGCTTGATGTGTGCTGCCACAGCGGGTTATCGCGGTAAATCAGTCACTGTTGTCGATATGGGCAAAAAGCCCGGGCGAAAAATTCTGATCTCAGGTGGTGGCCGCTGTAATTTCACTAATGAAAACGCCAAACCAGAAAACTACCTCTGTAAAAACCCACATTTTATCAAATCAGCGATGAGTCGTTACAACGCACAAGACTTTATCGAATTGGTAGAACGCCACGGCATTGAATATCACCATAAAACCTTAGGTCAGCTGTTTTGTGATAATAGCGCTCAGGATATTGTTGACATTTTGATGACCGAATGTGACTGGGCCGGTGTGCAAGTACGGCTGCGCAGCGAAGTGCTTAAAGTAGAAAAAACCAAACAAGGCTTTGAAGTAGCTACCTCGGATGAAAGCTATTTGGCCCACTCTCTGGTGGTCGCCTCTGGCGGTTTAACCATGCCCAAATTAGGGGCTAGTCCTATCGGCTATAAAATCGCCGAACAATTTGGCATATCTGTATTACCCACTAGCGCAGCTCTGGTACCCTTTACCTTACATGACCACGATAAAGAGCGCTTTGATGGTTTGTCCGGCATCAGCATTCCTACAGTAGTCACCAGTGAAAGTGGTGTCAGCTTTAAAGAAAACATCTTATTTACCCACCGCGGTTTGTCCGGCCCAGCAATTTTACAAATATCGTCATTTTGGCAAGCTGGCGAGTCAGTTACTATTGATTTATTACCAGAATATTCAATAGAAGACATTGTGCAACAATGGCGAGAATCTCATCCGAAAAAATCACTAAAAAACCAACTGGCGACCATACTGCCAAAAAGCTTTGTTGAAGCCATGGTCAGCCAGGAAGAAATTATCGATAAAGCTGTTAACCAGCTATGTAAGGATGACATCAGCCAACTTAGTGACCACCTGCATCAATGGCAAATCAAACCCAATGGCACCGAAGGCTACCGCACCGCAGAAGTTACTTTAGGCGGCGTTGACACCGATGAGCTAAGCTCAAAAACTTTTGAAGCGAAAAAAGTACCTAACTTGTATTTTATCGGCGAGGTGATTGACGTCACCGGCTGGCTCGGCGGTTATAATTTTCAGGCCTGTTGGGCTGAGGGTGTTGCCTGCGGCCAAGCCTGTTAA